The window gcaggctccttacaaggagcctgatgcgggactctatcccggatcctgggatcacgacctgagcaaaggcaggtgcccaacaactgagccacccaggtgtcccctctgtgggtttttcacataaggtctttattatgttgaggtatatgtATCATCTCAATgtactttgttgatggttttatCTTGAATggatgctatactttgtcaaatgtttttttctgcatctattgaaatgatcatatggttcttacccTTTCTCCTATTGATGtaatgtatcatattgattgttttgtggatattgaaccacctttgcatcctgggaataaatcccattcGATTGTGGtgtatgactttttaaatgtattattagtttgctaatattaatGAGTGAtgttggcctatagttctctttttttgtggtgtctttaactggttttggtatcagggtgatactAAGCTTCATAGAGTGAATTtgtaagttttccttcctcttgtaaTTTTTgggagagtttgagaagaatggatattaactcttttgtaaatgtttagtagaatttgcctgtgaggttgtctggttctggacttttgttttttgaaagttttttgaATTACCAATTCAACTTCATTGCTGTAATTTATCTGttcaaactttctatttcttcctgctttagttttggtaggttgtaggtttccaggaatttatccatttcttccaagttGTCCACTTTGTTGGCATATAGGATCTGttagaattgtttgtatttctgtagtgttggttaCTATTTCCCCTCTTTCATTAGTAATTTTGTGTAtttgggtgcttttttttttttttttttttttgatgagtctggctagaggtttatcaattctgttgattgtttcaaagaaccagctcctggtttcattgaactgttctattttgtgttttctgtatcatttatttctactctgatctttattatttccttccttttctgggtttggtttttatttgttctttttgtagcTACTGTAGGTATAAAGTAAgattgcttgagatttttttcttgcttcttgaggtaggccggTATAAACTGCCATCTTAGAACTCCTTTTGTTGCATCCCCAAAattttgaaccattgtgttttctaaaagaagtttttgaaaaaggaagagaatgataATAGAAGGAATTTTGGAAcatcaggaagaaaggaagaagagtagGAATAAAAATATGGGGTCCAATCCAGAATATTCATACATCTCTTATGTCCTCTAATATGTGAGTTTCTTGGTCTTCTcttgaatctgcatttttaataagcttcCTTGGTAGTTCTTAGGCAGTAGAATTTGAGGCTCATTGCTGCTCTAAAGTTAGAGGAGATCCTAGGCATACCTCACTGACCCACAGTGAAGCTTTTTTAGGAGCATGCTGACTGGGAGAAGTTTCTCATACCTGTGTGGTAGATTGTAATTTTCATCCCAAGTCATACTGGTTAAGGACCCAGCAAGAAAGAGATGGCACATTTAGTGGGAATTCCGGAGAAAATTTGACAAAAGCACCATTCACAAAGGTATAGGTAGGGTTAAGGCAACTAATAAGGGATGCTAAAGCAAACAGGAACTATCAGGAGTTGAAAGGTTTTACTGCTCTTGGGTAGAGGAATACAGGACACCCAGCAGAGAAGCAGTCAGAAACATGTAGTACATATGAATCCAACCACACCAGAACCACAAGGTTCTGAAGCATGGAAGAAGTGAAAGCACATTCAAGGCTTTACTTCCTTCTCCTCCAGATCTGCTGGTGCCTCCCATAAGCAGAACTGAAATGGAAGGGACAAAGATGAACCAAATGATAAAGTCCTAACCTACAGTGAAAGACAAGAAGGATGGAGAATAGATCTGAGGGGAGATGGTAAAGGGAGAATAACCAGCTCTGATGTAAGAAAAATGCAGGAGAGAGGACCTGATTAGAAAACTGtatctaggaaaaaaattaagacacaaaGTAAAACAAGATTCTTTTGTGCCAATATATGTACGGACAGCACTTATATTAGGACTAAATTCTGGCATACTTTAAAGAAACATCTAGTATATTTAACCAATACTGTTagtccagttttcttttcaaagagctACTTCTGAAACCCAATAGGCGTATAATGGTTGTGATTTCAGTTGTAAGATTTCTAATTCCAGTTTAGTTTTCTGGCCAGGTTAGTTacttagttagttagttagttagttagttagttagttttaaagattttatccatttattcatgagacacagagagaaagagaggcagagacacaggcagagggagaagcagactccatgcagggagcctaacgtgggactccatcccgggtctctaggatcaggccctgggctgaaggtggcgctaaacagctgagccacccgggctgcccccagtatatttattatgtaaagaCCTCCAAGGTTTGTAGCAGAACATTCTtgcattaaaatacaaaaaaagtaaagtagGTCAAAAGATAGATTCCCCTTGATCTGATTCAGACTTTTGGGCCTACCACCAATCAGATCTATATGTAAATTAGTAGCTTTACAACTATTATACCAAGAAGTaaccatttcttttctcttgcagaGAACATCATGGGAATGCAATGCAACCATCTGTCAAGGATAACAGTGGTAGCCATGGCTCTCCTATCAGTGGAAAATTAGAAGGCATCTTCTTCAGCTGCAGCACTGAATTCAATACTGGGAAGCCACCCCAGGATTCACCTTATGGAAGATACAGGTTTGAGATTGCAGCAGAAAAACTTTTTAACCCCAATACTAACTTATACTTTGGGGACTTCTACTGTATGTACACTGCTTATCATTATGTGATTCTTGTTATTGCCCCTGTGGGATCACCAGGAGATGAATTTTGTAAGCTGCGCCTTCCTCAGCTAAATTCCAAGGATAATAAATTTTTGACCTGCGCAGAAGAAGATGGGGTGCTGGTTTACCACCATGCCCAGGATGTCATTTTAGAAGTCATTTACACTGACCCTGTGGATCTTTCTCTGGGCACTGTAGCAGAAATCACTGGTCATCAGCTCATGAGTTTGTCTACTGCAAATGCAAAGAAAGATCCCAGCTGCAAAACCTGTAATATCAGTGTTGGACGTTAATGCCCacttttcttattcttactcAGTCCCTTTTCTTCCTGTAGGAGCATTGATCCTCTGTTGTCCATTTTCATCACCAGATGTTTTCCACTGAAGCATGCACATACCGCTATCACCAAAAGCAAATTGTCATTTTTCAGATATCATTCAGAGCCGTTTTAGTGTTTCCTACTCCCTGCCCTTCCCATTACTTTCAATGATGAAAGTTCTCCTCTGACACTTTATTGCCTAGATGctgcaatgtttttatttttcctttatgccAAACATAACAAAACAATTATATAAACTGCTttagcaaaatacaaaataacgGCTTATAAATGGTGTTTAAATATGCATTCATTTTAATCTACTGAACAAATATTGGGATAACTCCAAACCGCATGAAAGGGTGTAATTGCAGCATGAGTTAAATCTTGAAGCCTAGAATTGTCAGCACTTCCAACTTGTTGTTTGACAgtgttatttatgttatttatattagcTAACAGGAAACAACTATTGTGttcaacataataaatataatagaaaaatattttatttgtattgttgtataaaatatttacaatcataTAGAATATATAGAGTTACATTTTAATAGCAATTGTATACATGTCATGAAACCATTTCCCTTATCAAAGATGTGGTTTGTAAACTTCAAATAGTTGTGTATCTGTCCTGTTACAAGTAGATGATTTCAATTAAACAAATTTATGAAGGACATCAATCTGATTCATAGAAGTTATAAAATATCAggtaaatacagagaaaacaacGAGCCTCTGAAACACTCTGCTTCTGAGAGTCAATATTCTTCCCATCCAAACTATATGAAAATGTGAATTTGTCCAACATCATGCTTAAACattacagaaaacagaaatacaaacgTGGTTGGTACAAGAGAGAAAATGTTgaccttttacttatttttacaaaggcaaaaataataaatgtgtgttttagTACAAAATAACACGAAACTATATGCACTAAAAATgatgaagcaaataaaatattctatcttCTTTTCCAAGGTATCTTAACAATTtccaaacttttcattttgtacagAATGAAGAATACCTACAACTCATGAGAAATCTTTGTGACTCTACAAAGTTTAGACCTTGgaacattaagaaaaatgcatattCCCAATGGAAAAATAGTTATATACTCTTATAGTAAACAAAAAGATTAGCAATCGTAACTATGATCACATTAGATTATATACTGAGACCACAGATCTATCCAAAAtacctattttcaaattttaatacaatattttattttaatataaacatctGTTAATTATAGACAAAGGTAATTCACAAACTACATGCTATCAGAATGAACTTTGGTAAccagaaatgtaaaatttcaaagaacagataaaataatgtgctatttttatatagaaataaaaaattagcagTGACACATTCTAGTATACTTTAGCCTAGCAGACTTaaaggacagattttttttatcattaaaaatctattagaagattcaaataaattatattcttacTATCTGTATTCCTTCCAAcgtaaaaagattttctttccctccttttattgattttttaaaaaatcatgctctTTTCCATATACTAACAGAAGCAATTTTTGGACACTAAATAGACTTTCCCTATCATGTAGCCCATTGAATAGTATTATTTAGATtcgataaaatatttaaatgttttttgaaataattatactGACTGTGCATTTTCTCCCTGGCATGGAGGAGACTGAATTTGTTTCCAATTATACTGTTAGTTGTTATATTTCCCcccatttaaattttctcttctcatttataattatatttgctATCCCTTCTTAAAAACAGCTAATATTACCACTAAAGTGCTTCAATTTTCAGTATGTCAAAACTACTTAGCAAGAATGGCAGAGGAAAATAAACTTGACCTTATCTTGGTTGAAAGTGAGCACAAACATTTCCTGAACCTCAGATTGTTTTGGCCACGTCTTGCTTGCTGATGAGGACCTCTAATAATCTCAGTTTGGCTTTTATGTGCTTGTATTCATAGTACTCATCTGCCATTGGTATCCTATCTTCCTTTTGTGGActtctgcaaaacaaaaaaaatactgtctGTTGGCTCATAATAAATCAAGTCATTAACAGTCCTTATATTTTTTACATGAGAAAGTACAAAGTAGAAGTTTCCACTTGGTTTTTGCATCATGTCTTTTTTACCTTCCCTTCCAccttcactccctccctcctccatgtGTTCTTAGGTTTTTGTATAACAGTACCCTTTGAGAACTTGAATGTCATAGATGTTTTCCAAGTATATGGTCTACTGCATAGACATACAACAATGGAgcaagtaaaaaggaaaaaaaaaaaaaacacaactctcAAGGCATTCTTAGGCTAGCCATTCTCCCATTACTCATGCAACAGTTCACACCTATGCAGAATGTTCAGTCCTTACAATGAGAGTTGTTAAAAATGCAACCTAAAAACTACATAAATTaacaatttataaatttatggTAATGGGAGAAAAAAGCTCAATGGCTATCTTATAAACATGAAATACTTCCAAGCTTTAATTATAATACCTGTCTCTTATAATGTTTAGTAGAATCAGTGAAATGTTCATGGattgaatttatataaatctGAATTGCAGTGGTTCTCTTTGCACACTAATTCTAAGGCTAGACATCTGACAatgcatattttatacatatgaatTCTAACTAACTACTATATGTTCTTGCCATTTACTTTGAAGAATGTTTGGGTAACATCTGGAATTAAAACCATTTCCTTCCCACAAAAATATGTTGCCAGGATACATTTTCTAAAGGGCAGTAATTGCTTTAGGATCTTAGAAGACTCTTGTCTCCTTGCTTGCTCAAATTACCAGTTGCTTTTAGAACTTTGCATTTATGACTTTGAAATACAAGAGGTGGAAAACAGATGAAACATCACAGTTGCTACTGAATATAAACACAGATACTCTCTAATATTAGTATGGCTGAATGTAGGTAAATAGCAAGCACTTAAATTTTTACCTATACTCCCTTCTATTTTCCCACTACTGATAAAAAGTATCACAAATTAAAAGCATGAATCTATAAAAATTTCCTAAGAATGTAATTATCTGCTTGTGATACACCACTATATATTGACCTGGAATTTCTAGTACAGAGCTCAGAGCAGTACACAAATCTGTAGACAgggtttttcttaaatataagttATTTGACAGAACTCCTTTGCCTCCATTCTGTATTATGGAACAATTTTAACTGGACGTCTAAATATCACCTTCATTTATGTGAACATATCTAAGTGAAGAAATGGTCTAATTTATTGGGAAACACTAGTAACCCATCATGCAAATTTCCCCTGGTCCTGCATACTCCATTTTGGCTAATAAACAAGAGTGTATTGACCAGAATGAAAAGTATTTCCTAAAGCAGTTTTCCCATTATGTAAAACATGCTAACGTGCTTAATGCAGTTCTTGGCTCATAACTGTTAATGTCATATCTACATGATTATTCCTCTTGCTTGGCAAATATTACCAAGAACATTTATAGTAACTTAAATTTTTAGTCATCCATTTACATGGTTATTTTACCTTATGGACGGGATTAGACCTTCCTAATAAAATGCCTTAGGAAAATGAGATTAAGATCCATATTTCCTAGCCATTCAACCCTTTGATTTTAGTTGTGATATACCACCGCTTTGGCATTTAGTAAGTATATTACCACAAGAGGGCATACAACCTTAGTAAAATATAGGCATAGCTGAAGTGGGATTAAGACTCAAAGGTGCAGAATACTATACATGGAACATCACTAACTTCCCTGTACATCAAAAGGTATGCTAAATACCACTGGATCTCCCTTAGGCAAGACTACTAGCACACTAGAGTGCTCTCAAGCTCTTTAGACTCCTGGGTACATATaggttaaaaaaatgtaaatgtaaatttacATCTGTATGGAAATTctgtaaagggaaaaaatggaaatggaaaaagaaaactatgttttatattctaaatcttttttaaagattttgtttgtttgtttatttatttatttattcattcattcattcattcattcatgaaagacacagcgagagagaggcagagacatagccagagagaaaagtgggctccatgcagggggcccaacatgggacttgatctcaggactccaggatcatgccctgggccaaaggcaggtgctcaaccactgagccacccagacatccctatatTTCAAATTTAACAGCCACATAACATTTTTCACTAGATAGTTAATATCAGCAGAAGGGTAAATAACTTGGACTTGTAGCAATCAACTGGAAATGGAAGATTCCAGGTAGAAAACAAAGTGGGTTACATTTGTATTTGCTGAAGACAAAAagtttctgattcaataggtcCAGTTCTAGTGTACAGCTCTGGAGGACTGAAATGGAAAAACTGCTAAGAGGTGAGTAGACTAATCTTTTAGGATGCTATAGAAAATAGTCCCAGTCCATCAGGTCGACCCTCAGTCTGCTATAATCAAAGCCAACTCAGGAAGGACAGATAACATAGATGGAGAAGAATACCGAGGGGCCAGTTGTATCACTGactcctgcctctgccacctTAATATCTTTGTGCTTTGGcaaacactttattatttttaatattgacatCCCACATGACAACTATAGCTTCCCAAAGTATTCCAGAAGTCCAACCATTTCTTCTTGTAACCATGGAAACAGACTCAGGATAGCTAAATGATTTGTCTCTTCCAGAAGTAGATCAATAATCCTGAAtcttatgattatatatatatatatatgtatatgtatattatatgtgtatgtatatatgcatatatatgtatatgtatatacacatacatacacatacataattatatgcatataaatacatatataacttGTACATATAAAAGTTGACATATACATTGACAATACACCATAATTTAGAGGAAACTAATTGAAATGCCTAATAAGACTTAGGTTGACAAAGAAAAGTAGACAAAGTGAGGATACagctaaacatttattttagggaTAGAAGGAATAGCTATGAACTTTTgacctgaaaataaataattaagggCAGACCCTGAAgtttaaaagatgtatttgaagcaaaagaaaaattatttagtgAAACAGGGAATAACTTGTGAAACTAAGTAACCATGAACCAAAAGTTATAtggatttaaaaatcaaatagattTCTAAATGTTTAGataaattcaaaaattataaagagatttattatgcAAAGTTAGGGAAATTTGgatttcatcctttattttttaaagcctgatGTCAAACTTGATAGCTACAGCCTCCCATAAAACATAACCTAATAATGGCACTATTAGAATGTTGCATTAGACAGATCTTGAGTCTAAGTCACTGTGAAAATTTATATCTTGTATAAAGTCACTGTTCCTGCCAGAAACTCATTCTTAACAATAGTTCCCTAAGAAATACTAGCTTAAAAAAATCTCCACCCATACTTACCTTCCCGTTTGTTTAAAAAACTGTTCTTCAAAGTCCCTTAAGGCTTTCCGAAGTCTCTTCTTGTCAGCCCTAGTTTCTCGGAGATGGTCAAGAAGTACAGGCCTATATCAAGTAAACAATATATATGCCATTACTGAGTTCTGGCATGATTGAGACATTATATAATTTATCTATTCAGTCAATCATATTATGATACAGAAGGGTTCTGCCTAAAAgagtatattttgaataaatacatacatgtagAACCTGATCATAGGGAATCACATAAACAGATGATGAAAACAATGtcataggagaagagaaaggacagaCAGAAGGCAAGCCCAACAGAGTCCATTATAAGATGTGGTGAGAATAATAACCATATGAAgggatgagggagaaagagacatttTGAAAGAATACTCATCAGTATTTGATGATAGACTAGACTAGACCTAAGAGGCACAAGAAGAAGAGAGTTTGAAGACAATTCTATCCTTAATATAGAGTATGGAAAAAATGGTGAAGCCCTTGGGaatgaaacagattttatttaaaataaagctagAATTACACTGCAAATTCTACTTCATTCTACTAAGACAAGAGAAAAGACACACTTTAGAGCAGAAATTTTTATGTAGGGAACTTGTACATAGTTTTAGAACTTTGAACCCCTTGAAATAATATATTgacattttctaagaaaaaaaaagaagaaaagaagaagaagaaagaagaagaagaaagaagaagaagaagaaaaaagaagaaagaagaagaagaagaaaagattccAACAACTCCCAAAAGTTAAGAACAGCTGCTTAAGAACAACCAACCAACAATAAATAAagagggaatagaggggaaaaaaagggaaaaagagaggctgAAGGAAGATTGATTTTCTGCTTCCAAACAGGTTACTTCTCTGAGTTGAAACTGACTGAGGTACCAGCTGATTCTACAAGCACACTAAAATACCAATTTACAACTTAGTTCTTAGTCTCACCTCAGATATTTTGGGGGGTTCCCTCCCTATCTTGAGGTATACAATCACCACACTATAGTAATACATGTTAAAGGAAATCTTATAAACTGGCCTGTAATATACAAACTGAAGAAGGTCAAATGATCAAGAGGAATGCCAGCTACTGAATCACGtaacattaataataatgttaatgaaaatacaaatagttCTTGAAGGGCTCATTTACTTATGGCCAAGGGGATTCCCAGGCTGGAGAAACCATCTCATCTAAATGGAACAGACTAGGATAAAGGCCTAATAAGTGTTGACCCACATAAGAtcccaattcctttttttccagcATTTTCAAAAGCCAGCTCTGCTTCACACGTTGCTGAGAATTAGACTGGTACCAGACCCTGCTGAGAAAACTGCAACTATAGGAAACTGAATGTTAGCATTTGTGGCACCTTTATGTCTTATTGGGAGTGTTGGTTCCTCATAGCTTTGTCTTCTCCATTCTCTAGTCAAGAGAGCAACCAGATTATGCATTTAGGCTACCCTCTGGTGGTTCACATTTTTTAGAGAATCTAATAGTTCTTATGAATTTTGTATGCACATATAAGTTATCCCAGACCAGAAGGAGTTGAAAAGAGTCTCCATACTCAGGATTCACACTCACATAGTGGCCTCATGTAAATTGGACATGGATAGGGCTggttgtttaatttcttttttttcatctggCAGCAGGACCCTAACAGGCTCAGTCTCATTAGAGAAGGTGAGGTGGTCGCCAACAGGAAGGTGAGCTGCTGGATCTAGCAAAGACGGTTGTTGGCTTCCCTGTGGACAGTCTTCATCAgagtcctcttcctcctgcttatCACAAGCAGAGTTAAAGTCACAAAATGCTATGTGCCTTTTGAACTAAAAACAGGAAGAGGAACCATAAACAGATACTATGAAAAGAGTAGGTGACACCTGTGTCTACTGAAAAACCAGAAGGAAGCTACCAAGAGGAACTCTTCCTTAGTTGCATCAAAAAACTCGCAAAGTTAATGAGCAAAGAGGTACCCAGGTTATGGTCAATCTGGGCTGCACTACCGACTAGTTTCTCCCTTTCACCCAGACCTTCTGGGCCTGCAGCTTCATAACAGTTACATGAATTAGGATGAGATGGATTTCAGACACCTTTTGTCATCCAGAAATACCCAAAAGCAGGTCCTGGTGTGGACTACATTTGGAGGATATTGAGAAAACTGACCTTCTGGGCCTGCAGCTTCATAACAGTTACATGAATTAGGATGAGATGGATTTCAGACACCTTTTGTCATCCAGAAATACCCAAAAGCAGGTCCTGGTGTGGACTACATTTGGAGGATACTGAGAAAACTGACAAATTCAGGTAAGAGCTCTATGAAGTCCAAAGCAAAACGGAGTTATTCCTTAATGTGTTCTGCTACTGCTTATCACAACTAAAAGATTTTCTTACAAGGAAATCTGAAAATCACAAACCATTTTAAATCATGCTTCCTTAATGGAAAAATTTTAGAGATTATGACTCACTattgtctttgtctttaaaattgtGAAAGTATAAATGTAGTCAGGTATACTTAAATGTATATTTGTtaacatttattcctttttatattgaTATCTTGAGCAAGTGACTGTTTGAATATTAATGGAGTAGAATTTGTGGTGCTTTTCTAGTTCTGTATTCCCATAAGtcattctttattaaaaatagtctAATTCAATTTCAGTagccatattttcttttgaaataaatcttACATCTTACATAACGATGGTCAAATAGTACCAAAAACAAATATCACATTATCTCAAGGAACATGTAGTCAATTTTcttattcaagaagaaaaatcaacacaTAGAATAGAAAGGCTCTGTTTGGTCTAGCTGTGTTGTAAATTAGATAATGCCAAATTGAAGTTCATCATTTGTTATCCTCACCcaagaaatgaaagcattaaaaCTGGCTTAAAAATGCAATTgctataaattaatttttcatagtaattTTAATTATCAGCTATGTTAAGTATAATACTGGGTTTGAAGGAGaccacatttctattttttgaaataacaaCTGGCCTTGTTAGCAGTATATATTGCCAAGAAAGCTTCTTTATAACTGTCATTGTGCTGTTTTCCTACCTAAACAATACCAAACACAAGTAAAGGTTTCTAGTTAGATGAGCATCCTGACTTACAATTGTTGGAATAAGGGAAGGTGTTGACAAGATTTGCTTGATAATCCTGTATCGGTCATAAAGAGGCTTTATGAGGTTCTTGTCTTGCTTAGCTACCtgaaaaacatgaaattaattATTGTTCCTTTCTTAGACAAGAATAAAAACATGTCAGTATTTttagcaggcaaaaaaaaaaaaaacagttttgaa is drawn from Vulpes vulpes isolate BD-2025 chromosome 4, VulVul3, whole genome shotgun sequence and contains these coding sequences:
- the PHYHIPL gene encoding phytanoyl-CoA hydroxylase-interacting protein-like isoform X2, with the translated sequence MEELPVPHNIKISNITCDSFKISWEMDSKSKDRITHYFIDLNKKENKNSNKFKHKDVPTKLVAKAVPLPMTVRGHWFLSPRTEYTVAVQTASKQVDGDYVVSEWSEIIEFCTADYSKVHLTQLLEKAEVISGRMLKFSVFYRNQHKEYFDYIREHHGNAMQPSVKDNSGSHGSPISGKLEGIFFSCSTEFNTGKPPQDSPYGRYRFEIAAEKLFNPNTNLYFGDFYCMYTAYHYVILVIAPVGSPGDEFCKLRLPQLNSKDNKFLTCAEEDGVLVYHHAQDVILEVIYTDPVDLSLGTVAEITGHQLMSLSTANAKKDPSCKTCNISVGR